In Taeniopygia guttata chromosome 23, bTaeGut7.mat, whole genome shotgun sequence, the following are encoded in one genomic region:
- the LCK gene encoding tyrosine-protein kinase Lck — MGCCCSSDYDEDWIENIDICEHCNYPIEPDIKRQRPIRNGSEVRDPLVSYESSSPPCSPMQDKLVVALYNYEPQHDGDLGLQKGEKLRVLEENGEWWKAQSLTTGQEGLIPHNFVALVNSLEPEPWFFKNISRKDAERQLLASGNTHGSFLIRESETSKGSYSLSVRDLDESQGETVKHYKIRNLDSGGFYISPRAPFGSLRELVQHYTSSSDGLCCRLGKPCRTQKPQKPWWQDEWEVPRESLKLVEKLGAGQFGEVWMGFYNGHTKVAVKSLKAGSMSPSAFLAEANLMKKLQHRRLVRLYAVVTKEPIYIITEFMEKGSLVDFLKTSEGVKLSINKLLDMAAQIAEGMAFIEAKNYIHRDLRAANILVSDTLCCKIADFGLARLIEDNEYTAREGAKFPIKWTAPEAINYGTFTIKSDVWSFGILLTEIVTYGRIPYPGMTNPEVIQNLERGYRMPQPDNCPGELYELMRQCWKESPEERPTFDFMKSVLEDFFTATEGQYQQQP; from the exons atgggctgctgctgcagctcggACTACGACGAGGACTGGATCGAGAACATCGACATTTGTGAGCACTGCAATTACCCCATCGAGCCCGACATCAAGCGCCAG AGGCCGATCCGCAACGGCTCCGAGGTCCGAGACCCTCTGGTGTCCTACGAGTCCTCGTCACCTCCGTGCTCCCCCATGCAAG ACAAGCTGGTGGTGGCCCTGTACAACTACGAGCCCCAGCACGACGGGGACCTGGGGCTGCAGAAGGGGGAGAAGCTCCGCGTGCTGGAAGA GAACGGGGAGTGGTGGAAGGCGCAGTCGCTCACCACGGGCCAGGAGGGGCTGATCCCACACAACTTCGTGGCCTTGGTGAACAGCCTGGAGCCCGAGCC gtggtTCTTCAAGAACATCAGCCGCAAGGACGCCGAGCGGCAGCTCCTGGCCTCGGGGAACACCCACGGCTCCTTCCTCATCCGCGAGAGCGAGACCTCCAAAG GCTCGTACTCGCTGTCCGTGCGGGACCTGGACGAGAGCCAGGGAGAGACGGTGAAGCACTACAAGATCCGGAACCTGGACAGCGGCGGCTTCTACATCTCCCCCCGAGCCCCCTTCGGCAGCCTCAGGGAGCTGGTGCAGCACTACACAA GCAGCTCCGACGGGCTCTGCTGCCGCCTGGGCAAGCCCTGCCGGACGCAGAAGCCGCAGAAGCCGTGGTGGCAGGACGAGTGGGAGGTGCCGCGGGAGTCGCTGAAGCTGGTGGAGAAGCTGGGAGCGGGGCAGTTCGGAGAGGTCTGGATGG gaTTCTACAACGGGCACACGAAGGTGGCAGTGAAGAGCCTGAAGGCTGGCAGCATGTCCCCCAGCGCCTTCCTGGCCGAGGCCAACCTGATGAAGAAGCTGCAGCACCGGCGGCTGGTGCGGCTCTACGCCGTGGTCACCAAGGAGCCCATCTACATCATCACCGAGTTCATGGAGAAGG GCAGCCTGGTGGACTTCCTCAAGACCTCGGAAGGAGTCAAGCTCAGCATCAACAAACTCCTGGACATGGCAGCACAG ATTGCTGAAGGCATGGCTTTCATCGAGGCCAAGAATTACATCCACAGGGACCTGAGGGCTGCCAACATCCTCGTCTCGGACACTTTGTGCTGCAAAATCGCCGATTTTGGGCTGGCCAGGCTCATCGAGGACAACGAGTACACAGCTCGGGAGG GGGCCAAATTCCCCATTAAGTGGACGGCACCCGAGGCCATCAACTACGGGACGTTCACCATCAAGTCGGACGTGTGGTCCTTCGGCATCCTGCTCACCGAGATCGTCACCTACGGCCGCATCCCCTATCCAg GGATGACCAACCCCGAGGTGATCCAGAACCTGGAGCGTGGCTACCGCATGCCGCAGCCGGACAACTGCCCGGGGGAGCTGTACGAGCTGATGAGGCAGTGCTGGAAGGAGAGCCCCGAGGAACGCCCCACCTTCGACTTCATGAAGAGCGTGCTCGAGGATTTCTTCACCGCCACCGAGGGCCAGTaccagcagcagccctga